In Nocardioides ginsengisegetis, a single window of DNA contains:
- a CDS encoding DUF2126 domain-containing protein: MSVKVALEHRTTYEFARPIAVAPHVVRLRPAPHCRTPIEAYSLEVSPKNHFVNWQQDPFGNWLARLVFPEPVQTLDITVGLVADLMVINPFDFFIEESAERFPFAYEPVLAADLAPYLRPVEDSAEAAAWKDRLPPLPEDGTPTVTFLADLNAAVHRDVAYSVRMEAGVQTPDETLRAGIGSCRDSAWLLVSLLRQHGLAARFVSGYLVQLTADTEALDGPSGPEADFTDLHAWAEVFVPGAGWVGMDPTSALFAGEGHIPLSATPHPSSAAPIEGATEPVEVSFSFHNQVRRVHEDPRVTKPYTDEQWARIDTLGEAVDKRLAEGDCRLTMGGEPTFVSLDDATSAQWSSEADGPEKRRLANDLAERLRRVYAEGGVVQRSQGKWYPGEPLPRWQIGLQWRTDGEPLWQDPALLADPWAGDSSPTAVADARALAERITQTLGLPGDLLHAAYEDPLAVLATEVRQPHGARPRDGEIDADSLAHLDAAVTDAVAWVLPLVTGEDWTVPAWSFRRGRLVLTPGTSPAGLRLPLDSIAWEDPEAAVAPSYLEAGPPLVPRVPTVSVVGPEGVPTTALVVEAREGNVFVFLPPTERLEDYADLLRLVEVAVRKLRIPVVLEGYGPPPDPRLTQLVVTPDPGVIEVNVQPTSSWAEQRELTETLYAQARLARLSTEKFDLDGLHTGTGGGNHLTLGGGQPVDSPLLRRPDVLVSLIRYWQRHPSLSYLFSGRFIGPTSQAPRFDEGRPEAVYEMEIAFAEIARLTEEGGEARPWLVDRALRHLLTDLTGNTHRAEFCIDKLYSPDSSRGRLGLLELRGFEMPPHPQMALLQALLVRSLVAMFWEEPDTAPLVRWGTALHEDFLLPQGAITDIEAVVADLRAHGIDFESSWLDPFTEFRFPRIGVTVVDGVELELRSAIEPWHVLGEEATAGGTARFVDSSVERIQVKVRGLDPHRHLVTCQGVPVPLTSTGVVGEFYAGVRYRAWQPWSALHPSIEVQAPLHVEVVDVASAVSLGGATYHVVHPGGRSYDTPPVNANEAEARRASRFEARGHTAGRIDVGALREAGRRAATEEYPHTLDLRRVPPRSPRSGRT, from the coding sequence ATGTCGGTCAAGGTCGCGCTCGAGCACCGCACCACCTACGAGTTCGCGCGCCCGATCGCGGTGGCGCCCCACGTGGTCCGCCTGCGGCCCGCGCCGCACTGCCGCACGCCCATCGAGGCCTACTCCCTCGAGGTCTCGCCGAAGAACCACTTCGTCAACTGGCAGCAGGACCCGTTCGGCAACTGGCTGGCACGGCTGGTCTTCCCCGAGCCGGTCCAGACCCTCGACATCACCGTCGGCCTGGTGGCCGACCTGATGGTGATCAACCCCTTCGACTTCTTCATCGAGGAGAGCGCCGAGCGCTTCCCGTTCGCCTACGAGCCGGTCCTCGCGGCCGACCTCGCGCCGTACCTCCGCCCGGTCGAGGACAGTGCCGAGGCCGCCGCGTGGAAGGACCGGCTGCCCCCGCTGCCCGAGGACGGCACCCCGACCGTCACGTTCCTCGCCGACCTCAACGCCGCGGTGCACCGCGACGTGGCTTACTCCGTGCGGATGGAGGCGGGCGTCCAGACCCCCGACGAGACGCTGCGCGCCGGGATCGGCTCGTGCCGCGACAGTGCCTGGCTGCTGGTCAGCCTCCTGCGTCAGCACGGCCTGGCCGCCCGCTTCGTGTCCGGCTACCTCGTGCAGCTCACCGCCGACACCGAGGCGCTCGACGGCCCGAGCGGCCCCGAGGCCGACTTCACCGACCTGCACGCGTGGGCCGAGGTGTTCGTCCCGGGCGCCGGCTGGGTCGGGATGGACCCGACCAGCGCGCTGTTCGCCGGCGAGGGCCACATCCCGCTGTCCGCGACCCCGCACCCGTCCAGCGCCGCGCCGATCGAGGGCGCCACCGAGCCGGTCGAGGTCAGCTTCTCCTTCCACAACCAGGTGCGCCGCGTCCACGAGGACCCGCGCGTCACCAAGCCCTACACCGACGAGCAGTGGGCCCGGATCGACACGCTCGGCGAGGCCGTCGACAAGCGGCTGGCCGAGGGCGACTGCCGCCTGACGATGGGCGGCGAGCCCACCTTCGTCTCCCTCGACGACGCGACCTCCGCCCAGTGGAGCTCCGAGGCCGACGGCCCCGAGAAGCGCCGGCTCGCCAACGACCTGGCCGAGCGGCTGCGGCGCGTGTACGCCGAGGGCGGGGTCGTCCAGCGCAGCCAGGGCAAGTGGTACCCCGGCGAGCCGCTGCCCCGCTGGCAGATCGGGCTCCAGTGGCGCACCGACGGGGAGCCGCTGTGGCAGGACCCGGCATTGCTGGCCGACCCGTGGGCCGGCGATTCGTCCCCGACGGCCGTCGCGGACGCGCGGGCCCTCGCGGAGCGGATCACGCAGACACTCGGGCTACCCGGCGACCTGCTGCACGCGGCGTACGAGGACCCGCTCGCGGTGCTCGCCACCGAGGTCCGGCAGCCCCACGGCGCGCGTCCCCGGGACGGGGAGATCGACGCCGACAGCCTCGCCCACCTCGACGCCGCGGTGACGGACGCGGTCGCCTGGGTGCTGCCGCTCGTCACCGGCGAGGACTGGACCGTCCCGGCCTGGTCGTTCCGGCGCGGTCGCCTCGTGCTCACCCCCGGTACGTCGCCGGCGGGCCTGCGGCTGCCGCTCGACTCGATCGCGTGGGAGGACCCCGAGGCCGCGGTCGCGCCGTCGTACCTCGAGGCCGGGCCGCCGCTGGTGCCGAGGGTGCCGACCGTGTCCGTGGTGGGCCCCGAGGGCGTGCCGACGACCGCGCTGGTGGTCGAGGCCCGCGAGGGCAACGTGTTCGTGTTCCTCCCGCCGACCGAGCGGCTCGAGGACTATGCCGACCTGCTCCGCCTGGTCGAGGTGGCCGTGCGCAAGCTGCGGATCCCGGTCGTGCTGGAGGGCTACGGGCCGCCGCCGGACCCGCGGCTGACCCAGCTCGTGGTGACGCCCGACCCCGGCGTCATCGAGGTCAACGTGCAGCCCACGTCGAGCTGGGCCGAGCAGCGGGAGCTCACCGAGACGCTCTACGCGCAGGCCCGCCTGGCCCGGCTGTCGACGGAGAAGTTCGACCTCGACGGGCTGCACACCGGCACCGGCGGCGGCAACCACCTGACCCTCGGTGGCGGCCAGCCCGTCGACTCGCCATTGCTGCGTCGCCCGGACGTGCTGGTCAGCCTGATCCGCTACTGGCAGCGGCACCCGTCGCTGTCCTACCTCTTCTCCGGCCGCTTCATCGGCCCGACCAGCCAGGCGCCGCGCTTCGACGAAGGCCGTCCCGAGGCGGTCTACGAGATGGAGATCGCGTTCGCCGAGATCGCCCGGCTCACGGAGGAGGGTGGCGAGGCCCGGCCGTGGCTGGTGGACCGGGCGCTGCGGCACCTGCTCACCGACCTGACGGGCAACACCCACCGCGCGGAGTTCTGCATCGACAAGCTCTACAGCCCCGACTCCTCGCGCGGCCGGCTCGGCCTGCTGGAGCTGCGCGGCTTCGAGATGCCGCCGCACCCGCAGATGGCGCTGCTCCAGGCCCTGCTCGTGCGCAGCCTGGTCGCGATGTTCTGGGAGGAGCCCGACACCGCACCGCTGGTGCGCTGGGGCACCGCCCTGCACGAGGACTTCCTGCTGCCGCAGGGCGCGATCACCGACATCGAGGCGGTCGTGGCCGACCTGCGCGCGCACGGGATCGACTTCGAGTCGTCGTGGCTCGACCCGTTCACGGAGTTCCGGTTCCCGCGGATCGGCGTGACGGTCGTGGACGGCGTCGAGCTCGAGCTGCGGTCCGCCATCGAGCCGTGGCACGTGCTGGGCGAGGAGGCGACCGCCGGCGGCACCGCGCGCTTCGTCGACTCCTCGGTCGAGCGGATCCAGGTGAAGGTCCGCGGGCTCGACCCGCACCGCCACCTCGTGACCTGCCAAGGTGTCCCCGTGCCCCTGACGAGCACCGGCGTGGTCGGCGAGTTCTACGCCGGCGTGCGCTACCGCGCCTGGCAGCCGTGGTCGGCGTTGCACCCCTCCATCGAGGTGCAGGCCCCGCTCCACGTGGAGGTCGTCGACGTCGCGTCGGCGGTCTCGCTCGGCGGCGCGACGTACCACGTCGTGCACCCGGGTGGCCGCTCCTACGACACCCCGCCGGTCAACGCCAACGAGGCGGAGGCCCGGCGCGCGAGCCGCTTCGAGGCCCGCGGCCACACCGCCGGCCGGATCGACGTCGGCGCGCTGCGCGAGGCCGGCCGTCGGGCGGCGACCGAGGAGTACCCGCACACGCTCGACCTGCGGCGGGTGCCGCCCCGCTCCCCGCGGTCGGGGCGCACGTGA
- a CDS encoding circularly permuted type 2 ATP-grasp protein, with protein MTLLRDYSAAVTQPTLPGGDDGRDDGGARYDEVVGPDGTLRPAWKGMAEVAVTLTPHDLMRVDEEIKRFLADDGVTYARPGEGLGPWRLDPVPLVLDAADWTPLEVGLAQRAELLNAVLSDVYGEQRLLASGLLPAPVVLGHGGFVRGLARASATDPRPLVLSATDLGRNAAGEWTVLADRAQAPSGLGYAMENRRVVSRVMPELYREAGTHRMEPYFSALRSALIQSAPGEPGDPRVVVLSPGTASETAYDQAFLATTLGFPLVQGSDLLMRDGSIYLKGPGRLERVHVILRRVDAAWSDPLELRGDSQLGVAGLAEAVRRGTVRVVNGLGSGVLENPGLLPYLPALCEELLGEPLRLPSVRTWWCGDPAGLDHVLDHLDALVVRTLDGKPEDLAALGRDEVRTRILGAPHRYVGQEAAALSQAPTLRFGSVRPQALTLRAFTLRYGSAYRPLVGGLANVYEGERTTTSKDVWVLKAEPDAPDQGLADVLPLTRVRSVSPFVPRVLEDMFWLGRYAERGEDMLRLVMAAHALADDFRARPHSAGGESLAVLMQAVTRLAGTRFEPDDLDQEFRSLLLDPHRSGSAAHAIAGLREAAMGVRDQLSPDTWRAFGVVERAHDVLVGSTHSHQVAESAGRMLTGILSLQGVTASMIRDAGWHTIGLGRALERAIQLCHLLRATATLRRGIDVDRDVLNAVLAASESAVTHRRRYRGYVRAASVLDLLLTDPDNPRSLAFCLGEAATHLAAMPGSTGSSRPERLLDDLTGQLRDASVAELVAIGGVGRPNLEAFLDGHLAQLARLSDAVADLHFASGPAPRTFDSTLFIGSEPSGVAP; from the coding sequence GTGACGCTGCTGCGGGACTACTCCGCCGCCGTCACGCAGCCCACGCTGCCCGGCGGAGATGACGGCAGGGACGACGGCGGGGCCCGCTACGACGAGGTGGTCGGCCCCGACGGCACGCTGCGCCCGGCGTGGAAGGGGATGGCCGAGGTCGCGGTCACCCTGACCCCGCACGACCTGATGCGCGTCGACGAGGAGATCAAGCGCTTCCTCGCCGACGACGGCGTCACCTACGCCCGGCCCGGCGAGGGCCTCGGGCCGTGGCGGCTCGACCCGGTCCCGCTCGTGCTCGACGCCGCCGACTGGACCCCGCTCGAGGTCGGCCTCGCCCAGCGCGCCGAGCTGCTCAACGCCGTGCTCTCCGACGTCTACGGCGAGCAGCGGCTGCTCGCCTCCGGCCTGCTGCCGGCGCCGGTGGTGCTGGGCCACGGCGGCTTCGTCCGTGGTCTGGCCCGGGCCTCGGCCACCGACCCGCGGCCGCTCGTGCTCTCCGCCACCGACCTGGGCCGCAACGCCGCCGGGGAGTGGACGGTGCTGGCCGACCGGGCCCAGGCGCCCTCGGGGCTGGGCTACGCGATGGAGAACCGGCGGGTGGTGTCCCGGGTGATGCCCGAGCTCTACCGCGAGGCCGGCACCCACCGGATGGAGCCCTACTTCTCGGCGCTGCGCTCGGCGCTGATCCAGTCCGCTCCGGGCGAGCCCGGGGACCCGCGCGTGGTCGTCCTGTCGCCCGGCACGGCCAGCGAGACGGCGTACGACCAGGCCTTCCTGGCCACCACGCTCGGCTTCCCGCTGGTGCAGGGCAGCGACCTGCTCATGCGCGACGGGTCCATCTACCTCAAGGGGCCGGGCCGGCTCGAGCGCGTGCACGTCATCCTGCGCCGGGTCGACGCCGCCTGGTCCGACCCGCTCGAGCTGCGCGGCGACTCCCAGCTCGGCGTCGCCGGGCTGGCCGAGGCCGTACGCCGCGGCACGGTGCGGGTCGTCAACGGCCTCGGCTCCGGGGTCCTGGAGAACCCCGGCCTGCTGCCGTACCTGCCCGCGCTGTGCGAGGAGCTGCTCGGCGAGCCGCTGCGGCTGCCGTCGGTCCGCACCTGGTGGTGCGGCGATCCGGCGGGGCTCGACCACGTCCTGGACCACCTCGACGCGCTGGTCGTGCGCACCCTGGACGGCAAGCCCGAGGACCTGGCCGCGCTGGGGCGAGACGAGGTGCGGACCCGGATCCTGGGCGCGCCACACCGCTACGTCGGGCAGGAGGCTGCCGCCCTGTCGCAGGCGCCGACGCTGCGGTTCGGGTCGGTGCGCCCGCAGGCGCTGACCCTGCGGGCGTTCACGCTGCGCTACGGGTCGGCCTACCGCCCGCTCGTCGGCGGCCTGGCCAACGTCTACGAGGGGGAGCGGACCACGACCTCCAAGGACGTGTGGGTCCTCAAGGCCGAGCCCGACGCGCCGGACCAGGGGCTCGCCGACGTGCTGCCGCTGACGCGGGTGCGGTCGGTCTCGCCGTTCGTGCCGCGTGTCCTGGAGGACATGTTCTGGCTCGGTCGCTACGCCGAGCGGGGCGAGGACATGCTGCGACTCGTGATGGCCGCACACGCGCTGGCCGACGACTTCCGCGCCCGGCCGCACTCCGCCGGCGGCGAGAGCCTGGCGGTGCTGATGCAGGCGGTGACGCGGCTGGCCGGCACCCGCTTCGAGCCCGACGACCTCGACCAGGAGTTCCGGTCGCTGCTGCTCGACCCGCACCGGTCCGGCTCCGCGGCGCACGCGATCGCCGGGCTGCGCGAGGCCGCGATGGGGGTCCGCGACCAGCTCTCCCCCGACACGTGGCGGGCGTTCGGCGTCGTGGAGCGCGCCCACGACGTGCTCGTCGGCTCCACGCACAGCCACCAGGTCGCGGAGTCCGCGGGCCGGATGCTCACCGGGATCCTGTCGCTGCAGGGCGTCACCGCGAGCATGATCCGCGACGCCGGCTGGCACACCATCGGCCTGGGCCGCGCCCTCGAGCGGGCGATCCAGCTCTGCCACCTGCTGCGCGCCACGGCCACGCTGCGGCGCGGCATCGACGTGGACCGCGACGTGCTCAACGCGGTGCTGGCCGCGTCCGAGTCGGCGGTCACGCACCGGCGCCGCTACCGCGGCTACGTGCGTGCCGCCAGCGTCCTCGACCTGCTGCTCACCGACCCCGACAACCCGCGGTCGCTCGCGTTCTGCCTCGGCGAGGCCGCGACCCACCTGGCCGCGATGCCCGGCTCGACCGGCTCCTCGCGGCCCGAGCGGCTGCTCGACGACCTCACCGGGCAGCTGCGCGACGCCTCGGTGGCCGAGCTCGTGGCGATCGGCGGCGTCGGCCGGCCCAACCTCGAGGCCTTCCTCGACGGGCACCTCGCCCAGCTCGCCCGGCTCTCCGACGCGGTCGCCGACCTGCACTTCGCCAGCGGTCCCGCGCCGAGGACATTCGACTCGACGCTGTTCATCGGCTCCGAGCCGTCGGGGGTGGCGCCGTGA
- a CDS encoding transglutaminase N-terminal domain-containing protein, whose protein sequence is MRYRVSHATTYTYDEPVTDSLGIAHLLPRVLPWQEVEEARVEVSPVPGDMSWDRDYYGNTATYFQVTEAHTVLEVHATSEVEVSSPSYDAGLLARPWTAPRPLVHPATPGAVAATDFALASGQAPHHPEAAAYAAASFPDGRPVGEAVTDLVRRIHADFAYDKTATTVTSTIEEILEKRAGVCQDFAHLTLACVRSLGLAGRYVSGYLATTPPPGQERLVGADASHAWVAVWVGDDEWLALDPTNDSRADDRYVTVAWGRDYADVVPVKGVIFTEAKRSTLQVAVDVAPY, encoded by the coding sequence GTGAGGTACCGCGTCAGCCACGCCACCACCTACACCTACGACGAGCCGGTCACCGACAGCCTCGGCATCGCCCACCTGCTCCCGCGGGTGCTCCCGTGGCAGGAGGTGGAGGAGGCCCGCGTCGAGGTCAGCCCGGTGCCCGGCGACATGTCCTGGGACCGCGACTACTACGGCAACACCGCGACGTACTTCCAGGTGACCGAGGCCCACACCGTCCTGGAGGTCCACGCGACGAGCGAGGTCGAGGTGTCGTCCCCGTCGTACGACGCGGGGCTGCTCGCGCGGCCGTGGACCGCCCCGCGCCCGCTGGTCCACCCGGCCACGCCCGGCGCCGTCGCGGCCACCGACTTCGCGCTCGCCTCGGGGCAGGCGCCGCACCACCCCGAGGCGGCCGCCTACGCCGCCGCGTCCTTCCCCGACGGCCGGCCGGTGGGGGAGGCGGTGACCGACCTGGTGCGCCGGATCCACGCCGACTTCGCCTACGACAAGACCGCCACGACCGTGACGTCCACGATCGAGGAGATCCTGGAGAAGCGGGCCGGGGTCTGCCAGGACTTCGCGCACCTGACGCTGGCCTGCGTCCGCTCCCTCGGGCTGGCCGGTCGCTACGTCAGCGGCTACCTCGCGACCACGCCCCCGCCCGGGCAGGAGCGGCTCGTCGGCGCCGACGCCTCCCACGCCTGGGTCGCGGTCTGGGTCGGCGACGACGAGTGGCTCGCGCTCGACCCGACCAACGACAGCCGCGCCGACGACCGCTACGTCACCGTCGCGTGGGGCCGCGACTACGCCGACGTCGTGCCGGTCAAGGGCGTCATCTTCACCGAGGCCAAGCGCTCGACGCTCCAGGTCGCGGTCGACGTCGCGCCGTACTGA